A region from the Cannabis sativa cultivar Pink pepper isolate KNU-18-1 chromosome 9, ASM2916894v1, whole genome shotgun sequence genome encodes:
- the LOC115722491 gene encoding photosystem I reaction center subunit II, chloroplastic produces the protein MAMATQATTSLLVPTKTGIPSADRSATASSWKQSISTTTSFIATPLKLSHHASSRSVRVMAADEKTSTEAAPAPAKKEAPVGFTPPELDPSTPSPIFGGSTGGLLRKAQVEEFYVITWESPKEQIFEMPTGGAAIMREGPNLLKLARKEQCLALGTRLRSKYKIKYQFYRVFPNGEVQYLHPKDGVYPEKVNAGRQGVGQNFRSIGKNVSPIEVKFTGKQPYDL, from the coding sequence ATGGCCATGGCAACCCAAGCCACCACCAGCCTCTTAGTCCCCACCAAAACCGGCATACCCTCCGCCGACCGATCAGCCACCGCCTCATCATGGAAGCAATCCATTTCCACCACCACCTCATTCATCGCCACCCCCCTCAAGCTCTCTCACCACGCCTCATCACGCTCCGTTAGAGTCATGGCCGCCGACGAGAAGACATCGACCGAGGCTGCACCGGCACCGGCGAAAAAAGAAGCCCCAGTTGGGTTCACACCGCCTGAGCTAGACCCAAGCACTCCCTCCCCGATCTTCGGAGGAAGCACCGGAGGTCTGCTACGAAAGGCACAGGTGGAAGAGTTCTACGTGATTACATGGGAGTCTCCGAAGGAACAGATCTTCGAGATGCCGACCGGTGGCGCCGCCATCATGAGAGAGGGACCGAATCTTCTGAAGCTGGCTAGGAAGGAACAGTGTTTGGCTCTTGGTACTAGGTTGAGGTCCAAGTACAAGATTAAGTACCagttttatagggtttttcctAATGGAGAGGTTCAATATTTGCACCCTAAGGATGGAGTCTACCCTGAGAAAGTCAACGCTGGTCGCCAAGGAGTTGGTCAAAACTTTAGGTCTATTGGCAAGAACGTTAGCCCTATTGAGGTTAAGTTCACTGGGAAGCAACCTTATGATTTGTAA